One Glycine soja cultivar W05 chromosome 2, ASM419377v2, whole genome shotgun sequence genomic region harbors:
- the LOC114369703 gene encoding putative glycine-rich cell wall structural protein 1 translates to MEDIMRSTVLFRVLLVVVVVIATRPCLANVKNDFHETNGGNICNYTAQVSRGGLGGGGVGVSEKNSSGMLLGERKFSGGNGGKGGGGGGNGKGGGNGGGSGKGGHEGRKRRGGGGSGGGGGGGSGGGGGGGNGQGHGGGGGGHGWGGGSGSGGGGGGGGGSGEGWGWGRGRGGGSGNVKCWVWGCEKKLEKRSEIRSSNSKG, encoded by the coding sequence ATGGAGGATATTATGAGGAGTACTGTGTTGTTTAGGGTGCTTCTTGTGGTGGTTGTTGTGATCGCAACAAGACCTTGTTTGGCTAATGTGAAAAATGATTTTCACGAGACAAATGGTGGCAATATTTGCAACTATACCGCTCAAGTTTCTCGTGGTGGTTTGGGTGGAGGAGGTGTTGGTGTAAGTGAGAAAAACTCGTCGGGGATGTTATTAGGTGAAAGGAAGTTCAGTGGGGGTAATGGTGGAAAAGGAGGAGGTGGAGGTGGGAATGGAAAAGGTGGAGGAAATGGGGGTGGGAGTGGAAAAGGTGGACATGAAGGGCGAAAAAGAAGAGGGGGAGGTGGTTCAGGTGGTGGAGGGGGAGGTGGTtcaggtggtggtggaggaggaggaaaTGGACAAGGCcatggaggtggtggtggaggtcATGGGTGGGGAGGAGGGAGTGGAAGTGGTGgaggtggaggaggaggtggtggtAGTGGTGAGGGTTGGGGTTGGGGTAGGGGTAGGGGTGGAGGAAGTGGCAATGTTAAATGTTGGGTGTGGGGATGTGAGAAGAAGTtagagaaaagaagtgaaaTTCGTTCCTCCAACTCAAAGGGATAA